One Rhododendron vialii isolate Sample 1 chromosome 2a, ASM3025357v1 genomic region harbors:
- the LOC131316747 gene encoding small ribosomal subunit protein eS1-like, with the protein MAVGKNKRISKGKKGGKKKAADPFTKKDWYDIKAPSLFTVRNVGKTLVTRTQGTKIASEGLKHRVFEVSLADLQGDEDHSYRKIRLRAEDVQGKNVLTNFWGMDFTTDKLRSLVRKWQTLIEAHVDVKTTDNFTLRLFCIGFTKKRVNQQKRTCYAQSSQIKQIRQKMREIMVNQSQSCDLKDLVLKFIPESIGREIEKATSSIYPLQNVFIRKVKILKAPKFDLSKLMEVHGDYSTEDVGVKMERPAEDPVPEEGAAAE; encoded by the exons ATGGCCGTcgg GAAGAACAAGAGGATTTCGAAGGGAAAGAAAGGAGGAAAGAAGAAAGC AGCTGATCCATTCACGAAGAAAGATTGGTATGATATCAAGGCTCCATCCCTCTTTACCGTCCGGAATGTTGGGAAAACTCTCGTCACCAGAACTCAAGGGACAAAG ATTGCTTCAGAAGGACTCAAACACCGTGTTTTCGAAGTCTCCTTGGCTGACCTTCAAGGTGATGAGGATCATTCCTACAGAAAGATCAGACTGAGAGCTGAGGATGTTCAAGGAAAAAATGTTCTGACCAACTTTTGG GGAATGGATTTTACCACTGACAAGCTGAGGTCGCTGGTGCGCAAGTGGCAAACATTGATCGAGGCTCACGTTGATGTGAAAACAACTGACAACTTTACTTTAAGGTTGTTCTGCATTGGGTTCACTAAGAAGCGTGTAAACCAGCAGAAGAGAACCTGTTATGCACAATCGAGCCAGATAAAGCAG ATCCGCCAAAAGATGCGGGAGATCATGGTAAACCAGTCACAATCTTGTGATCTGAAGGATTTGGTCCTCAAATTCATTCCTGAATCAATTGGCAGGGAGATTGAGAAAGCAACATCTAGCATCTATCCTCTCCAAAATGTGTTCATTCGTAAAGTGAAGATCTTGAAAGCTCCTAAGTTTGATCTTAGCAAGTTGATGGag GTTCACGGTGATTATTCTACTGAGGATGTTGGAGTGAAAATGGAAAGGCCTGCTGAGGATCCTGTGCCTGAAGAGGGAGCAGCAGCTGAGTAA